CAGGAATACAACAAGGCAGTTTCTTAATTAAGAAAAGAACAGGCCTTCGAGCTAAGGCTTACATCCATTTGTGTCTCCAAGAGTAGTTGCCACTTCCAACTCGCTTATTACCTGCTCAATATCATCGTGTGTTTTTGGTGGATCCTTGCATCTGCTGTAAATGCAATACACAACCAACTGAAGGATTCCAGTTAAACACCCGACGCTGTTTGGTGCCTTCAGAACAAAACAAGTTGGTCGGTAACTCAGTTTGACAACAACAGTGGTGCCAACATAAGGCAGAAGAATCACATGACAATAGTAGATTTAGTGTAAAGCTTAATTGCATACTTACAGTGAGATAGGGATCCCTTCCTAGGATTCCATATATCGTCCACATTAAACTAGTTAATAAAGAAAACAGCGACAAGTAGAAAGGCATGAACTCCACACTTTTCGTCTTCATAACTTGTTTCTGCAAGTTCGGGAGTGCAAAAAAGCCAATTAGTAGAGATGAGCAAATAAAAATGCCTCCAATGCATCCGTGGTTCTGTTACAACTGATAGTACTCACCACAGCTACAAGCGGAGCACTGTACATCGACATGGAAGTTACGATACCAATACTGCCAACAAATAGCTTGCGCATATGCTCCGTGTGGAACGTAAAGATTGAGAAGGATACAATCACGCAGAGGATTGCCAGAATCAGAGATACCATTAGCACTACAAACTTCTGCAAGGTAAAGAGAATCATTGATCAGCTTGTGCATATATAACTCAaactttttaagcccacatgaTCGCATGTATTAAGACTTCAAATAATCATTCATATGTCTGCTGCCTGGGTCAAACGTACTGATGCATTAGCTAAttgcatttcatttcatttaaaaaaatcatagtGCAGATATTATGTTCTGTCTTACATGTGTTGGACAAGAATAAGGAACTTGTTTAATATATTAGGCAAGTGATCCTGCCCTTTTGCTTAAACGGAGTCAAAGGACACAAGAATAAGTAACACTACTTTTCTGAAAAGATGCGAAGTAGTAACACCAGTTTCATTAAATTTAGTGGTTCTACTAAGTAGGTGCTCTTTTTTTCATTAGCAAGTTTGTCCCTGTAGTTGTTGGGGGTTCAATCTCCAAAAGTTGTATGGTTTTGGGGCCCAATTTTCCCTTAAAAACTGGCCAATCCTCTTTTTCTAGTAATACTATGGCAAAGCTTTGACCGTCCTGAAAAGgggcttttttcttttttacttccTACGCAGCAGATACTTGTGTATTTGGCTTGTCATAGTTGCCCAAGATTTTGTTTCAGCAAGCAAATTATCGTATGATAGTGAAAGTAACAAGAGAAACTTAGCATTCAGTAATCTCAGAAGTTTTaagattcagcaatctcttcagaAGTTGCCTACCTTTTTCTCTCTTGGTGCATACCATATGTATATGATGATGAATGAGAGCTCAAAGAGTACTCCGATAGCGCAGGTACCGAAGAGTGACAGGTTCTCCCACCCATTACTCACTACTGGAAAGCCATACCAGCCCCATGTGAGGGCGCTGAAAAGAGCTAGGATATATGGTAAGCATGAGAATTCTCCCACACTGGCCTCCTTGATGACTCTCTTAAATGTCAATCTGGAAAACAAAATCACAGAAATATATCGTTAGCGATACGCCATCATGCTGTTTCAATCATGTTAGCTCATCAGGATGTAGTCATGTACGCTGGAACTGCATAGAGGAGCACGCAGACTACAGATCCTgcaagaaaaattaaaagacGAGGTGGTGTTACAGATGCGAAAGCTGAATGAGTCAAGCTAGGGGCGTAGTTTGCAGATAGAAAATACCTATAATTCCAACTATGACGCGCAAGCTAGTAGCCATTATTGTTTCTATGAAGGCTCTACGAGTAGTGTTATTTGCCGCAGGGGGTCAGGAGCTAAAATGTGCCACTGATTCGTGCATTGTTTACAATAATGGTCTCCTATTTATAGCACACGAAACAAAGTTGTCTGAAGCAGGAGACAAAGGTATAGCTCAAGCCACTATGCTAGAATATTGCGTCCTAAGCTTTCTGCAAAAGCAAAGAAATACGGACCAAGACTTTCATATATTGTCTGGTATCTGCATGCCTATTAGGAGCCTTCGAGAATAGTCATCAAAGAACGAGATACTCCACTTACAGTAGTAATTTGCTACTGGAGAGGTGGACACAGTAGCTGTGCATTAGGGTGCATCTGTACCATTTGTTCCATTTCAAACGGTCCAGAGATCATTGACGACCTACATAGAACTATAGAAGCGGTACCATATCTTTTTGCTACAGTAATCTTGCTCTGCATGGCTCCATAGCATCCGACACATTACTCTGCTGCTTATCTGCCGTAATCTGAATAAAGCTAGGCACAAGATCTGTGTCCACAAAGACAAAGCTTTCATATTTTTTCGTGATCTGTCCGGCCGCCAAGAACAGTATTTGTCGATGAAGCGAAGAAAATGAACATGCGAACAGTACAACCTAGTAACATGCTAGTGCACAAAAATCCAACAACTTGTAAGATTTCTAGAAAAATAAATTAACTCCATTCCGTATGAAACAAACTTTGATAGGTTTGTAAAGTTGTTACCTGCCCTTTAAAAATATGTGAATCCATGAAATTATTATCAAATTTTCTATAATAATGATAATGTGCGTTTAACTTTTCAAATACATAATTGATTCTCTGTTGATCCAAAAAAAATTAAGCCAATTTTGCTAGTTTCCTTTTTATTCAGTACATGCATCTACATATTGATTGAAGTTGTTGCATAATGGTACTTTAAATGAATGAGGTTCAGTACTCTTAAATAATAGGCTGTGCGTTGTTTGATATGCCAATCACCATATGACCATAAGGCTTTGTTAATTTATTGCTTTGAAACTTTACCCATGAGCTGAAACAATATAATAAGAGAAATAATATGGATATATGCCTGTATCATGCAAAGGTTGGAACAGTGTTTCCTTTTCCTAGAAAAAGGGTAAACATCAGATTGTAAATAACATTAATTCAAtgaaagaaaataataaaatagCTGAGCGATTGGTATTCACATTCTATAGATTTTGATCCATTAGATTATTTTAAGTAGTGTAACTATAATATCTTAAATACGACCGAATATTATACAATAGGCATAAGACCAATAAACATTGTTATGAACTTAATTAGGCTTATGATGTCCGCCTAGCACTGTTGTAAACAAAATTTTATTTCTGtagtaaaatatttattttgatcGGAATATAACTATCTTTGATTATACCTATTCTAAGAAGGCACCAGGCCACAAAAGATTTGGGCTGGCGGCTAAAAGGCTCTGTGCTGGTGGGCCGAGCACCCGCTAGCAACTTTGAGCCAGTACAAATAGCGGTCTAGGCTCATGGGAGACGTTAGCCACCCGCCATCATAGAGGCTTTCTGTGCTATGCCACCCGTTAGGAATATTTATTTTCTCACCCTATATATTATTTCTCTTGATTtgtttataatttctattttccgTCAGTTTTTAGCCACTAAATTTAAAAATGTATCTCCAACCATGGAACAATgaacttaaataataaataattcatattattaaaaaatacatcgtacataatagataattcaaattattcaacaaacttgaataataaataattcacataattcaacaattggaatagagctattcgTCCATCTACGATTGGATCCATCTATGAAGACGTGTGCATTCGTCCGCCACACCATTTGGATCAAAGAATTCTCcgtcctcatgacaaatctcccGTTGGATAAACCTCACCATGTCCCTACAAATGTTGACGATGCTTTTGTCTTCGAGTGCCGCATCGCGAGTGTCAATCCTAGGCGTCTACAGttatacagtaaatgaagattagaaTGTATTatcattaggaagttagcacatggtaatgtataagagacttacgtcttcgGGGTTTGTCCGGTACCTCCTATTATTTCTAAGGAACTCGCACACTTAATATTTGCATAGCACAGAGCtaggaggttgcttgtggcactgcaatcgaatagaaaaatgatgagttgttataaatgacaagtctacattatatgaaaagaaaccaagtttttatgttcttaccctgtcgggatacgaggtaggctacgctagcgcaaatcaaaatttctaccgcgtataaccaggaagaactgccgtataaggatcacgggattaccactcgacgcactactggtgcggaagatgtagatatgcgtcggtgcagtgaagacgatcacgtagtcgtacgtagtcgaacaacgtagtcgtacgtagtcgatcacgtccagcggctcctcagcagctcgtccacgtgcacagcaagatcgcctccggtgccgcggctcgtcgtcggctcgtcgtggctcgtcggcggctcgtcgatggctcgtccaagtgctgcaggcgcaacacctccaaggtatccacacgtgcagggaggaagcgtcgcaagccggattgctagatccgcgagttgcaacaggcgagggcgtgggaggcgcggcaagtgtgttcagccaaaaggtgtgaaccctagggcgcccccacccctctatttatagaggttcctgatgggcctctggatccgaggcccattagcactcctaaacctaatccaactcggatcagatccgaattgggcttccagccccttaagtgtgtgaccctatgggttcggatacgtatagacatggcccgagtactcctactcggcccaatagtcggtagcggcctctagcaagacgtgccaactcctatacgcatacgaagatcatatcagacgaaccatcacaacataatatacatgctattccctttgcctcacgatatttggtctagcttcaagctgaccgctctttctcgatcctgtgattcggaatccctttgtaggttaactcttaaccgtacgtagcatggccatgcattttcggatccgatcactcgaggggcccagagatatcactctcaatcagagaggggcaaatcccatcttgattgaccatgtctcatagcatgcttcttgacaaacccgaaagctacctttataactaccctgttacggcgtagcgtttgatagcccctaagtaggtcgatccacatctagaatacatgcgacaatctcaggtctaaggacaaagcgtatatgttgtttaaagagagaactacttctcgtgttgggtcagtcctaacacatgtctccacatgtgtccacattattagttcaacatctccatgtccatgacttgtgaaacatagtcatcaactaatacatgtgctagtctaatattcatgtgtgtcctcacatgaactccgactagggataactttagaataaccatacaagtaaagagtttcacatacaattcacataattgcaaatcaattcaagtagcctttaatggatattcaatgaacacaatatacaaatcatggatacaaatggaatatcatcatctctatgattgcctctagggcatacctccaacataccCATCTATGTGTTATTATTTTCATCgctttcttcctattttttcaGGGCATTCCCTGCCTTTCAGTACGTAAATCCTGTgtgcactttgaggatataaagacaagagttggTAATataacttaggtgcatagaatctcaacatgcatttaagtactgctAAGGGATGTCTTACTTCAGTACAATGCCTAGGAATTCCTTGTAACTATCTTTGGTAAATCTAGCTGAGTTGAGGATCATTGCAAATCCAAGCTTGGGGTAAATACAGATGCAAATCTAGTTgtctctgcattatattagaataatttatattatagatggcATTAATTAGAACCAAGTATGTAAATAATAATTTAAACTAGCTAGCTTACTAAAAATTGTAAGCCCCCATGATCTGCTGATTGTGAGCCTTTTTCCTTGTA
This sequence is a window from Setaria italica strain Yugu1 chromosome III, Setaria_italica_v2.0, whole genome shotgun sequence. Protein-coding genes within it:
- the LOC101781568 gene encoding bidirectional sugar transporter SWEET3a; the encoded protein is MATSLRVIVGIIGSVVCVLLYAVPALTFKRVIKEASVGEFSCLPYILALFSALTWGWYGFPVVSNGWENLSLFGTCAIGVLFELSFIIIYIWYAPREKKKFVVLMVSLILAILCVIVSFSIFTFHTEHMRKLFVGSIGIVTSMSMYSAPLVAVKQVMKTKSVEFMPFYLSLFSLLTSLMWTIYGILGRDPYLTAPNSVGCLTGILQLVVYCIYSRCKDPPKTHDDIEQVISELEVATTLGDTNGCKP